In the genome of Colletotrichum lupini chromosome 8, complete sequence, one region contains:
- a CDS encoding aspartate-semialdehyde dehydrogenase: protein MGEFPVKKCGVLGCTGSVGQRFILLLSQHPYLKLVAVGASSRSAGKKYRDAVRWKQASPMGAVADLVVRECKASEFSDCDVIFSGLDSDVAGQIEMEFLKANLAVFSNAKNYRRDPLVPLVVPTVNLPHLDLIPHQRKQHNLEKGFLVCNSNCAVIGLVIPFAALQAVFGPVDQVSVVTMQAVSGAGYPGVSSMDMIDNVVPFISGEEDKLETEAQKILGTITSDLTAFEDQSQLKVSAACNRVPVLDGHTACVSLKFARRPAPSAEEVKKALREYVSEAQKLGCPSAPESPILVHDEPDRPQPRLDRDLGRGYTVSVGRVREDESGIFDIKFVALSHNTVIGAAGSSILNAEAAVLKGFV from the exons ATGGGCGAATTCCCCGTCAAGAAGTGCG GCGTTCTCGGCTGCACCGGCTCCGTCGGCCAGCGCTTCATCCTGCTTCTGTCGCAGCACCCGTACCTCAAGCTCGTCGCTGTCGGCGCCTCGTCCCGCTCCGCCGGCAAGAAATACCGCGATGCCGTGAGGTGGAAGCAGGCCTCGCCCATGGGCGCCGTCGCCGACCTCGTCGTCCGCGAGTGCAAGGCCTCTGAGTTCAGCGACTGCGACGTCATCTTCAGCGGTCTCGACTCTGACGTTGCCGGCCAGATTG AGATGGAATTCCTCAAGGCCAACCTCGCCGTCTTCTCCAACGCAAAGAACTACCGCCGCGACCCCCTCGTGCCCCTCGTCGTCCCCACCGTCAACCTCCCCCATCTCGACCTGATCCCCCACCAGCGCAAGCAGCACAACCTCGAAAAGGGCTTCCTCGTCTGCAACTCCAACTGCGCCGTCATCGGCCTCGTCATTCCCTTCGCGGCCCTGCAAGCCGTCTTCGGCCCCGTCGACCAGGTCTCCGTCGTCACCATGCAGGCCGTCTCAGGCGCCGGCTACCCGGGCGTCTCGTCCATGGACATGATTGACAACGTCGTCCCCTTCATCTCGGGCGAGGAGGACAAGCTCGAGACGGAGGCGCAAAAGATCCTCGGCACCATCACCTCGGACCTCACCGCGTTCGAGGACCAGAGCCAGCTCAAGGTCAGCGCGGCGTGCAACCGCGTGCCCGTGCTCGACGGCCACACAGCCTGCGTCTCGCTCAAGTTTGCGCGCCGCCCCGCGCCCTCGGCCGAGGAGGTCAAGAAGGCGCTGCGCGAGTACGTCTCTGAGGCGCAGAAGCTTGGGTGCCCTTCCGCGCCCGAGAGCCCTATCCTCGTGCACGACGAGCCTGACCGGCCGCAGCCGAGACTCGATCGCGACCTCGGTAGGGGGTACACCGTCAGCGTTGGCCGTGTCCGGGAGGATGAGAGCGGAATCTTTGATATCAAGTTTGTTGCGCTTAGCCACAACACTGTCATTGGCGCTGCTGGCTCGTCGATCCTCAATGCTGAGGCTGCTGTGCTCAAGGGCTTCGTTTAA